The following proteins are co-located in the Microplitis demolitor isolate Queensland-Clemson2020A chromosome 3, iyMicDemo2.1a, whole genome shotgun sequence genome:
- the LOC103578918 gene encoding histone-lysine N-methyltransferase NSD2 isoform X1, whose protein sequence is MDTTGDKQVESDEHDGKKMDIVEDELTKTRSNGKLSNLNDNSTISRYGRTIRHVIQSNDNKNNNNKSLLKRPAEPESTESNLSITKNDGSKVINNSVKDVVNMSDDTDSVSVKSLEGMDPSQEALMKKSWWKRPDDTQWKTGQLAWAQVSTFPYWPCIITVEPDSTRYVKWRAFGKSVTNMIHVQYFGDKGRHNWVPEASLMPFSGLDSFKKNAKEWNSKPDADRKKEPKKSCGYLVKPTISARWLTAVKEAEQVMPMEPDERLNAVNPNRKRDRPIAFLFNHLVTKKVKLDNNTEKSKIKNGVKNSAKNNLKNGAKSGGKNGLKNGKFNNNNNKKSEVDDDSKSIISLDGEVPPTPPSSHKDSSDESVVIRKVKSKRIEKVVEPTPSFELYYNRNKEAVANVSPDSTEDDIKTYLKKSWENMSEQARRKYIPQVNGHSKQSSTDRETNFSDESASKRKRGKKNSLGKDESIIETVKKTRIPNLFRGTKAERVCQICEKTGNLIRCKGPCYSYFHLKCVKPGESESECSTEVEDNVDDKTVENNKIDKSDMIVIDDDDDNNKKDSLAEEETFKCIDCLSGVAPACFVCNERENERIKCSVMACGKHYHAGCLRYWPQSQLQDGRLTCPYHTCHTCISDNPQNGYSRAPSEKIIRCVRCPSTYHAATTCLPAGSEIITASQMVCPKHYVAAHPPLNATWCFLCTRGGSLICCDTCPTSFHADCLGINAPDEAFICEDCETGRLPLYGEIVWVKLGNYRWWPSRICFPHEVPSNILTVFHKPGEFCVMFLGTLNYHWVHRGRVFLYQDGDSNVKGPVSKSGVDGAFRQALKEASELHERLKRERKEDELRSIKPPPYVKLKVNKPVGNVKPAEVESIVACECDPEWDTPCDANSDCLNRILSIECSPGICPAGPKCCNQSFARRQYPVLEPFYTHARGWGLRTVENIKSGQFVIEYVGEVIDEAEYKRRIKRKKELRNENYYFLTIDNYRMIDAELKGNFSRFMNHSCQPNCETQKWTVNGDTRIGLFAVRDIEVGEELTFNYNLASDGEKRKPCLCGAPNCSGFIGLKAQKLSLTPTSTVPHLKSKRGRRPRMIYKCWRCSKDLSDREEYVICSLRTCSKRYHKKCVTVQGDASKFSCPWHHCLECNKRTAAHCTYCPIAYCQTHIEGKLKEYKGEKGSYVCQVHEDSDDVDLHKSLIPEIKIDSDNDIEADRESLLADSDSPISELLPGESSPWVPIVEVHINSEDSEPSQREDNKKLIDTKMGIVNYNNSRFTRQTYRQQLLDKNNRRTKNICTSPTFTAS, encoded by the exons ATGGACACTACTGGTGATAAACAAGTGGAGAGTGATGAACATGATGGAAAAAAGATGGATATTGTTGAAGACGAGTTAACTAAAACTAGAAGTAATGGtaaattatctaatttaaatgataattcaaCTATCAGTCGTTATGGCAGAACTATAAGACACGTTATTCAGTcgaatgacaataaaaataataataataag AGTCTGCTCAAACGACCAGCAGAACCAGAGTCTACTGAAAGCAATTTGTCAATTACTAAAAACGATGGcagtaaagttataaataatagcgtTAAAGATGTTGTAAATATGTCTGATGACACTGACAGTGTCAGTGTTAAGTCTTTGGAAGGTATGGACCCGTCACAAGAGgctttgatgaaaaaatcatgGTGGAAAAGACCTGATGACACTCAGTGGAAAACTGGTCAATTGGCTTGGGCACAAGTTAGCACTTTTCCGTACTGGCCGTGTATTATAACCGTGGAGCCTGATTCTACTCGCTATGTAAAGTGGAGAG CTTTCGGCAAATCAGTAACTAATATGATTCATGTCCAGTATTTTGGCGACAAGGGCCGTCACAATTGGGTTCCCGAGGCTTCTTTGATGCCTTTCTCGGGTCTAGATAGCTTCAAGAAGAATGCCAAAGAGTGGAATAGTAAGCCAGATGCTGACAGAAAAAAGGAGCCAAAGAAATCATGTGGGTATTTAGTGAAACCTACAATCAGTGCTAGATGGTTGACTGCTGTGAAGGAAGCTGAGCAAGTAATGCCGATGGAACCGGACGAGAGATTGAATGCCGTCAATCCCAACAGAAAACGTGATCGTCCAATTGCTTttctttttaatcatttaGTAACAAAGAAAGTtaaattagataataataCTGAAAAGAGTAAGATAAAAAACGGTGTAAAGAATAGtgccaaaaataatttaaaaaatggtgcAAAGAGCGGCGGGAAAAATGGATTGaaaaatggtaaatttaataacaataataataaaaaatctgaagTTGATGACGACTCGAAGAGTATTATCAGTTTAGATGGAGAAGTTCCACCTACACCACCATCAAGTCACAAAGACTCAAGTGATGAATCTGTTGTTATTAGAAAAGTTAAATCAAAACGTATTGAAAAAGTTGTCGAACCTACACCAAGTTTTGAGCTTTATTACAACCGCAACAAAGAAGCTGTTGCCAATGTCTCGCCTGACTCAACTGAAGACgatataaaaacttatttaaaaaagagcTGGGAGAATATGAGTGAGCAAGCACGTAGAAAATATATTCCCCAGGTTAATGGACATAGTAAACAAAGTTCTACGGATCGTGagacaaatttttcagatgaaTCTGCGTCGAAGCGTAAaagagggaaaaaaaatagtttaggAAAAGATGAGTCTATTATTGAGACTGTTAAAAAAACACGTATTCCAAATTTATTTCGCGGCACAAAAGCTGAAAGAGTTTGTCAGATTTGTGAGAAAACTGGTAATCTTATACGCTGCAAAGGTCCGTGTTACTCGTACTTCCATCTGAAGTGTGTGAAACCCGGCGAGTCGGAGTCTGAATGCAGTACCGAGGTTGAGGATAATGTAGACGACAAAACTGtggagaataataaaattgataagagTGACATGATTGttattgatgatgatgatgacaataataaaaaagatagtCTTGCTGAAGAGGAAACATTTAAATGTATCGATTGTTTGTCTGGTGTTGCGCCAGCTTGTTTTGTATGCAACGAACGTGAAAATGAAAGAATCAAATGCTCTGTAATGGCTTGCGGTAAACACTATCATGCTGGTTGTTTGAGGTACTGGCCGCAGTCCCAATTGCAGGACGGCCGATTAACTTGCCCGTATCACACGTGTCACACTTGCATATCAGATAATCCACAAAATGGTTACTCACGTGCTCcaagtgaaaaaattatacggTGCGTTAGATGTCCCTCAACTTATCATGCTGCTACGACATGTTTACCCGCAGGATCTGAGATCATTACTGCAAGTCAAATGGTTTGTCCGAAACATTACGTAGCAGCTCATCCGCCGCTAAACGCTACTTGGTGTTTTCTCTGTACCCGTGGTGGCAGTCTTATATGCTGTGATACCTGTCCTACTTCATTTCATGCTGATTGTCTTG gtaTCAATGCCCCGGACGAAGCGTTTATCTGTGAAGACTGTGAGACCGGACGTCTTCCACTTTATGGTGAAATTGTTTGGGTGAAACTCGGTAACTATAGATGGTGGCCTTCACGAATTTGCTTTCCTCATGAAGTACCTTCAAATATTCTTACGGTTTTCCATAAACCTGGAGAATTTTGTGTCATGTTTTTGGGTACACTCAATTATCATTGGGTCCAtag AGGACGAGTGTTTTTATATCAAGATGGTGATTCAAATGTTAAGGGTCCAGTCAGTAAATCAGGAGTTGACGGTGCATTTAGACAGGCTTTAAAAGAAGCTAGTGAACTTCATGAAAGATTGAAGCGTGAAAGAAAAGAAGACGAGTTACGGTCAATAAAACCACCGCcttatgttaaattaaaagtaaataaaccTGTTGGTAATGTCAAACCCGCAGAAGTTGAAAGTATTGTAGCTTGTGAATGTGATCCAGAATGGGACACTCCTTGTGACGCCAACAGCGACTGTCTCAATCGTATATTGTCAATTGAATGTAGCCCTGGTATATGCCCAGCAGGGCCCAAATGTTGTAATCAATCGTTTGCACGGAGACAGTATCCTGTATTAGAACCATTCTACACTCACGCACGTGGTTGGGGTCTCAGGACTGTTGAAAATATTAAGTCTGGTCAATTTGTTATTGAGTATGTGGGCGAAGTTATTGACGAAGCTGAGTACAAGCGTCGtatcaagagaaaaaaagaacttaggaatgaaaattattattttttaacaatagatAATTATAGAATGATTGATGCTGAGCTCAAAGGGAATTTCAGCAGATTTATGa ACCATTCATGTCAACCTAATTGTGAGACACAAAAGTGGACCGTCAATGGAGATACTCGAATCGGTCTTTTTGCTGTTCGTGATATCGAAGTCGGTGAAGAattgacttttaattataatttggcTTCTGATGGTGAAAAAAGAAAACCTTGTCTTTGTGGTGCTCCAAATTGCAGCGGATTTATTGGCTTGAAAGCGCAAAAATTATCGTTAACTCCTACCAGTACTGTGCctcatttaaaatcaaaacgcGGAAgacg tccACGTATGATATATAAATGCTGGCGATGTAGTAAAGATCTGTCAGATAGAGAAGAATATGTTATATGTAGTTTAAGAACTTGTTCCAAAAGATATCATAAAAAGTGTGTTACTGTGCAAGGCGATGCGTCTAAATTCAGTTGTCCTTGGCATCATTGTCTGGAATGTAATAAAAGAACTGCTGCCCACTGTACATATTGTCCGATCGCTTACTGTCAAa CTCATATAGAGGGTAAACTTAAGGAGTACAAAGGAGAAAAAGGCAGCTACGTGTGTCAAGTCCACGAAGATTCGGATGATGTAGATTTACATAAATCTTTAATACCGGAAATAAAGATTGACTCTGATAATGACATTGAAGCTGACCGAGAATCTTTATTAGCAGATTCCGATAGTCCTATCTCTGAGTTGTTACCCGGAGAATCATCTCCGTGGGTACCAATAGTAGAG gTCCACATAAACAGCGAAGACAGCGAACCATCGCAAAgagaagataataaaaaattaattgatacaaAAATGGGAATagttaattacaataattcaaGATTTACAAGACAAACTTATAGACAACAATtgttagataaaaataatcgacgcacaaaaaatatttgtacgTCACCGACTTTCACTGCCAGTTAA
- the LOC103578918 gene encoding histone-lysine N-methyltransferase NSD2 isoform X2 — protein sequence MDTTGDKQVESDEHDGKKMDIVEDELTKTRSNGKLSNLNDNSTISRYGRTIRHVIQSNDNKNNNNKSLLKRPAEPESTESNLSITKNDGSKVINNSVKDVVNMSDDTDSVSVKSLEGMDPSQEALMKKSWWKRPDDTQWKTGQLAWAQVSTFPYWPCIITVEPDSTRYVKWRAFGKSVTNMIHVQYFGDKGRHNWVPEASLMPFSGLDSFKKNAKEWNSKPDADRKKEPKKSCGYLVKPTISARWLTAVKEAEQVMPMEPDERLNAVNPNRKRDRPIAFLFNHLVTKKVKLDNNTEKSKIKNGVKNSAKNNLKNGAKSGGKNGLKNGKFNNNNNKKSEVDDDSKSIISLDGEVPPTPPSSHKDSSDESVVIRKVKSKRIEKVVEPTPSFELYYNRNKEAVANVSPDSTEDDIKTYLKKSWENMSEQARRKYIPQVNGHSKQSSTDRETNFSDESASKRKRGKKNSLGKDESIIETVKKTRIPNLFRGTKAERVCQICEKTGNLIRCKGPCYSYFHLKCVKPGESESECSTEVEDNVDDKTVENNKIDKSDMIVIDDDDDNNKKDSLAEEETFKCIDCLSGVAPACFVCNERENERIKCSVMACGKHYHAGCLRYWPQSQLQDGRLTCPYHTCHTCISDNPQNGYSRAPSEKIIRCVRCPSTYHAATTCLPAGSEIITASQMVCPKHYVAAHPPLNATWCFLCTRGGSLICCDTCPTSFHADCLGINAPDEAFICEDCETGRLPLYGEIVWVKLGNYRWWPSRICFPHEVPSNILTVFHKPGEFCVMFLGTLNYHWVHRGRVFLYQDGDSNVKGPVSKSGVDGAFRQALKEASELHERLKRERKEDELRSIKPPPYVKLKVNKPVGNVKPAEVESIVACECDPEWDTPCDANSDCLNRILSIECSPGICPAGPKCCNQSFARRQYPVLEPFYTHARGWGLRTVENIKSGQFVIEYVGEVIDEAEYKRRIKRKKELRNENYYFLTIDNYRMIDAELKGNFSRFMNHSCQPNCETQKWTVNGDTRIGLFAVRDIEVGEELTFNYNLASDGEKRKPCLCGAPNCSGFIGLKAQKLSLTPTSTVPHLKSKRGRRPRMIYKCWRCSKDLSDREEYVICSLRTCSKRYHKKCVTVQGDASKFSCPWHHCLECNKRTAAHCTYCPIAYCQTHIEGKLKEYKGEKGSYVCQVHEDSDDVDLHKSLIPEIKIDSDNDIEADRESLLADSDSPISELLPGESSPWVPIVEVRESPHKQRRQRTIAKRR from the exons ATGGACACTACTGGTGATAAACAAGTGGAGAGTGATGAACATGATGGAAAAAAGATGGATATTGTTGAAGACGAGTTAACTAAAACTAGAAGTAATGGtaaattatctaatttaaatgataattcaaCTATCAGTCGTTATGGCAGAACTATAAGACACGTTATTCAGTcgaatgacaataaaaataataataataag AGTCTGCTCAAACGACCAGCAGAACCAGAGTCTACTGAAAGCAATTTGTCAATTACTAAAAACGATGGcagtaaagttataaataatagcgtTAAAGATGTTGTAAATATGTCTGATGACACTGACAGTGTCAGTGTTAAGTCTTTGGAAGGTATGGACCCGTCACAAGAGgctttgatgaaaaaatcatgGTGGAAAAGACCTGATGACACTCAGTGGAAAACTGGTCAATTGGCTTGGGCACAAGTTAGCACTTTTCCGTACTGGCCGTGTATTATAACCGTGGAGCCTGATTCTACTCGCTATGTAAAGTGGAGAG CTTTCGGCAAATCAGTAACTAATATGATTCATGTCCAGTATTTTGGCGACAAGGGCCGTCACAATTGGGTTCCCGAGGCTTCTTTGATGCCTTTCTCGGGTCTAGATAGCTTCAAGAAGAATGCCAAAGAGTGGAATAGTAAGCCAGATGCTGACAGAAAAAAGGAGCCAAAGAAATCATGTGGGTATTTAGTGAAACCTACAATCAGTGCTAGATGGTTGACTGCTGTGAAGGAAGCTGAGCAAGTAATGCCGATGGAACCGGACGAGAGATTGAATGCCGTCAATCCCAACAGAAAACGTGATCGTCCAATTGCTTttctttttaatcatttaGTAACAAAGAAAGTtaaattagataataataCTGAAAAGAGTAAGATAAAAAACGGTGTAAAGAATAGtgccaaaaataatttaaaaaatggtgcAAAGAGCGGCGGGAAAAATGGATTGaaaaatggtaaatttaataacaataataataaaaaatctgaagTTGATGACGACTCGAAGAGTATTATCAGTTTAGATGGAGAAGTTCCACCTACACCACCATCAAGTCACAAAGACTCAAGTGATGAATCTGTTGTTATTAGAAAAGTTAAATCAAAACGTATTGAAAAAGTTGTCGAACCTACACCAAGTTTTGAGCTTTATTACAACCGCAACAAAGAAGCTGTTGCCAATGTCTCGCCTGACTCAACTGAAGACgatataaaaacttatttaaaaaagagcTGGGAGAATATGAGTGAGCAAGCACGTAGAAAATATATTCCCCAGGTTAATGGACATAGTAAACAAAGTTCTACGGATCGTGagacaaatttttcagatgaaTCTGCGTCGAAGCGTAAaagagggaaaaaaaatagtttaggAAAAGATGAGTCTATTATTGAGACTGTTAAAAAAACACGTATTCCAAATTTATTTCGCGGCACAAAAGCTGAAAGAGTTTGTCAGATTTGTGAGAAAACTGGTAATCTTATACGCTGCAAAGGTCCGTGTTACTCGTACTTCCATCTGAAGTGTGTGAAACCCGGCGAGTCGGAGTCTGAATGCAGTACCGAGGTTGAGGATAATGTAGACGACAAAACTGtggagaataataaaattgataagagTGACATGATTGttattgatgatgatgatgacaataataaaaaagatagtCTTGCTGAAGAGGAAACATTTAAATGTATCGATTGTTTGTCTGGTGTTGCGCCAGCTTGTTTTGTATGCAACGAACGTGAAAATGAAAGAATCAAATGCTCTGTAATGGCTTGCGGTAAACACTATCATGCTGGTTGTTTGAGGTACTGGCCGCAGTCCCAATTGCAGGACGGCCGATTAACTTGCCCGTATCACACGTGTCACACTTGCATATCAGATAATCCACAAAATGGTTACTCACGTGCTCcaagtgaaaaaattatacggTGCGTTAGATGTCCCTCAACTTATCATGCTGCTACGACATGTTTACCCGCAGGATCTGAGATCATTACTGCAAGTCAAATGGTTTGTCCGAAACATTACGTAGCAGCTCATCCGCCGCTAAACGCTACTTGGTGTTTTCTCTGTACCCGTGGTGGCAGTCTTATATGCTGTGATACCTGTCCTACTTCATTTCATGCTGATTGTCTTG gtaTCAATGCCCCGGACGAAGCGTTTATCTGTGAAGACTGTGAGACCGGACGTCTTCCACTTTATGGTGAAATTGTTTGGGTGAAACTCGGTAACTATAGATGGTGGCCTTCACGAATTTGCTTTCCTCATGAAGTACCTTCAAATATTCTTACGGTTTTCCATAAACCTGGAGAATTTTGTGTCATGTTTTTGGGTACACTCAATTATCATTGGGTCCAtag AGGACGAGTGTTTTTATATCAAGATGGTGATTCAAATGTTAAGGGTCCAGTCAGTAAATCAGGAGTTGACGGTGCATTTAGACAGGCTTTAAAAGAAGCTAGTGAACTTCATGAAAGATTGAAGCGTGAAAGAAAAGAAGACGAGTTACGGTCAATAAAACCACCGCcttatgttaaattaaaagtaaataaaccTGTTGGTAATGTCAAACCCGCAGAAGTTGAAAGTATTGTAGCTTGTGAATGTGATCCAGAATGGGACACTCCTTGTGACGCCAACAGCGACTGTCTCAATCGTATATTGTCAATTGAATGTAGCCCTGGTATATGCCCAGCAGGGCCCAAATGTTGTAATCAATCGTTTGCACGGAGACAGTATCCTGTATTAGAACCATTCTACACTCACGCACGTGGTTGGGGTCTCAGGACTGTTGAAAATATTAAGTCTGGTCAATTTGTTATTGAGTATGTGGGCGAAGTTATTGACGAAGCTGAGTACAAGCGTCGtatcaagagaaaaaaagaacttaggaatgaaaattattattttttaacaatagatAATTATAGAATGATTGATGCTGAGCTCAAAGGGAATTTCAGCAGATTTATGa ACCATTCATGTCAACCTAATTGTGAGACACAAAAGTGGACCGTCAATGGAGATACTCGAATCGGTCTTTTTGCTGTTCGTGATATCGAAGTCGGTGAAGAattgacttttaattataatttggcTTCTGATGGTGAAAAAAGAAAACCTTGTCTTTGTGGTGCTCCAAATTGCAGCGGATTTATTGGCTTGAAAGCGCAAAAATTATCGTTAACTCCTACCAGTACTGTGCctcatttaaaatcaaaacgcGGAAgacg tccACGTATGATATATAAATGCTGGCGATGTAGTAAAGATCTGTCAGATAGAGAAGAATATGTTATATGTAGTTTAAGAACTTGTTCCAAAAGATATCATAAAAAGTGTGTTACTGTGCAAGGCGATGCGTCTAAATTCAGTTGTCCTTGGCATCATTGTCTGGAATGTAATAAAAGAACTGCTGCCCACTGTACATATTGTCCGATCGCTTACTGTCAAa CTCATATAGAGGGTAAACTTAAGGAGTACAAAGGAGAAAAAGGCAGCTACGTGTGTCAAGTCCACGAAGATTCGGATGATGTAGATTTACATAAATCTTTAATACCGGAAATAAAGATTGACTCTGATAATGACATTGAAGCTGACCGAGAATCTTTATTAGCAGATTCCGATAGTCCTATCTCTGAGTTGTTACCCGGAGAATCATCTCCGTGGGTACCAATAGTAGAGGTAAGGGAAA gTCCACATAAACAGCGAAGACAGCGAACCATCGCAAAgagaagataa
- the LOC103578919 gene encoding U3 small nucleolar RNA-associated protein 18 homolog has protein sequence MAAHNPKRQKLQYDPEAEDRLQKVAFKDSDDLIKTLFKDKKNKDVKTSGDTVAGGSGADSVNIETDEENDSDEDEESDEAEESDEDKENDSDDTCKEDQEKLDSRKRAWVDEDDENYSVNAALKIQERKLPGGRTEVTYNELLENKFQSLVGAPKWSEIKTKEIRDSDDSDEELYQHSNRLQTTKDKKLPRGIIDIKALKDINTETHCEGPVVTSLQFHPTSTVAFVAGLSGVLSIFKIDGQENNKLQSVKFERFNINAAKFLRDGNEIIAGTRNHSYSQLYDLMSGKINKIPLPTGVTNMSKFEVSPDGKFIAVIGKMGEIFLLSALTKELIHTFKMNKRCHAITFTPDTKKLITHGDSEEIYIWDINSRSCIHRAIDTGCISSTSIAISSSGQFLATGSKQGVVNLYETSSVLRDRFPKPSKIILNLVTAITSLKFNSTCEILAMGSKYKENAFKMVHLPSFNVFSNFPTARSTIYTPLAIDFSPSSGFMGISNNKGCAHLYRLKHYGNY, from the exons atggcAGCGCATAATCCTAAGAGACAAAAACTTCAGTATGATCCAGAAGCTGAAGACag GTTACAGAAAGTAGCTTTCAAAGACTCTGATGATTTGATTAAGACTTtgtttaaagataaaaaaaataaggatgTTAAGACTAGTGGAGATACAGTAGCAGGTGGAAGTGGTGCAGATTCAGTTAATATTGAAACTGATGAAGAGAATGACAGTGATGAGGATGAAGAAAGTGATGAAGCTGAAGAAAGTGATGAGGACAAAGAAAATGATAGTGATGATACATGCAAAGAGGATCAAGAAAAACTGGACAGTCGCAAACGTGCTTGGGTTgatgaagatgatgaaaattattc AGTTAATGCTGCCTTGAAGATTCAAGAACGTAAATTACCGGGAGGTAGAACTGAGGTCACTTACAATGAATTGTTGGAGAATAAATTTCAGTCTCTTGTTGGCGCGCCAAAGTGGTcggaaataaaaacaaaggAAATCAGAGATTCTGATGACTCGGATGAAGAACTTTATCAACACAGTAATAGATTGCAAACTacgaaagataaaaaattaccccGAGGAATTATTGACATCAAAGCACTTAAAGACATTAATACAGAGACTCATTGTGAGGGTCCAGTTGTTACTAGCCTGCAGTTTCATCCAACGTCGACTGTTGCTTTTGTTGCTGGTTTATCTGGAGTTCtatctatttttaaa ATTGACGgccaagaaaataataaattacaaagtgTAAAGTTCGAACGTTTCAATATTAATGCAGCCAAGTTTTTGAGAGAtggaaatgaaataattgcTGGAACTCGAAATCATTCTTACAGTCAATTATATGATTTGATGTccggtaaaataaataaaattccattACCAACTGGCGTAACAAATATGTCg aaattcgAAGTATCACCcgatggaaaatttattgcagtcataggaaaaatgggagaaatatttttactatcagctttaacgaaagaattaattCATACATTTAAGATGAATAAGAGATGTCACGCTATAACTTTTACTCcagatactaaaaaattaattacccaCGGAG ACTCTGAAGAAATATACATATGGGATATTAATAGTCGAAGTTGCATACACAGAGCAATTGATACCGGATGCATATCAAGTACATCGATAGCAATATCATCTAGTGGACAGTTTTTAGCCACTGGAAGTAAACAGGgagttgtaaatttatatgaaacgAGCAGCGTTTTACGTGATCGATTTCCCAAAccttctaaaataattttgaacctCGTGACTGCAATAACGTCACTGAAATTTAATTCCACCTGCGAAATATTGGCAATGGGGTCCAAGTACAAAGAAAACGCCTTCAAAATGGTCCATTTGCCGTCTTTCAAtgttttctcaaattttcCTACCGCCCGGTCAACAATTTATACTCCCTTGGCAATAGACTTCTCTCCCAGCAGCGGGTTTATGGGAATTTCAAATAACAAAGGTTGCGCGCACTTGTATCGATTGAaacattatggtaattattaa
- the LOC103578920 gene encoding deformed epidermal autoregulatory factor 1, translating to MEENQTSESVAVLPDMSEPLTSETEESSGLTTEHESHPVAVTSVQGVSTVQGVPVSLPVGSIIGVANSSNGTTFNVITSDQLQQLSSSGQFKQMLCVDNGFLCEPRHEKESDPLRWSGELKATHIVIQNSAEESENEQMQVAASNSQTLCSWTEAANMAVLPIRCKTTNAELHKSRFGSGGRGKCIKVGNTWMTPSEFETHSGRASSKDWKRSIRFGGRSLQTLIEENILKPHATSCTCAACCDDDTASGPVRLFTPYKRRRRARDISDGETPPRKIIKSDNSRDCSNNEESDNEVGVSEKEIWPQYVSAEGLVVHQTQDQEQVMQAVNVDHEQTDELFKKLDEMSNTMIKLAYDFRRTVEEAKELSRQQRREQALVAQLNSTRGDVIEAVGLQPASNSHNKKCANCDRPAMAECSICRRTPYCSIFCQRKDWAGHQVECVRGAETVMLIVESSSADTGTLNTTED from the exons atggaagagAATCAAACATCGGAAAGTGTCGCTGTATTACCGGACATGTCCGAACCATTAACGAGCGAAACCGAGGAGTCGTCTGGACTAACGACTGAACACGAATCTCATCCGGTTGCGGTTACATCTGTTCAAGGTGTATCTACTGTCCAAGGGGTACCAGTCTCATTACCGGTCGGTTCAATTATTGGCGTCGCCAATTCTAGCAATGGGACCACTTTTAATGTCATCACTTCGGACCAACTGCAG CAACTATCAAGCTCAGGTCAATTCAAGCAGATGCTCTGCGTCGACAATGGATTCTTATGCGAGCCTCGTCACGAAAAGGAGTCAGATCCACTGCGCTGGAGTGGTGAGCTCAAGGCAACGCACATCGTTATACAAAATAGCGCTGAAGAATCTGAAAATGAACAGATGCAAGTTGCCGCCAGTAATTCACAAACTTTGTGTAGCTGGACAGAGGCTGCTAACATGGCAGTTTTACCGATAAGATGTAAAACAACAAATGCCGAGTTGCATAAAAGTAGATTTGGGTCTGGTGGTAGAGGAAAATGTATAAAAGTTGGTAATACTTGGATGACACCAAGTGAATTTGAAACCCACAGTGGCAGAGCCTCAAGCAAAGATTGGAAGAGGAGTATCAGATTTGGGGGCCGTAGTTTGCAGACTTTGATtgaggaaaatattttaaagccACATGCTACATCATGTACCTGTGCTGCTTGCTGTGATGATGATACAGCA agcgGACCAGTTCGCCTTTTTACTCCGTACAAACGTCGAAGAAGAGCGCGTGATATATCTGACGGCGAAACACCACcaaggaaaataataaaaagcgACAATTCACGTGATTGCAGTAATAATGAAGAAAGTGATAACGAAGTTGGTGTatcagaaaaagaaatttggCCGCAGTATGTATCAGCAGAAGGTCTTGTTGTGCATCAAACCCAGGACCAAGAACAAGTTATGCAGGCTGTTAATGTTGATCATGAACAAAcagatgaattatttaaaaaattagacgAAATGTCTAACACAATGATTAAGTTAGCTTATGACTTTAGAAGAACTGTTGAAGAAGCCAAAGAATTGAGTCGTCAACAGAGACGTGAACAAGCTTTAGTTGCTCAACTTAATAGTACTAGAGGTGATGTCATTGAAGCCGTTGGCTTGCAACCAGCATCCAATTCTCATAATAAAAAG TGTGCCAATTGTGATAGACCAGCGATGGCTGAGTGCTCAATCTGTAGACGTACGCCATACTGTTCAATATTTTGTCAACGTAAAGACTGGGCTGGACACCAAGTTGAGTGTGTACGTGGTGCCGAGACTGTTATGCTCATCGTAGAAAGTAGTAGTGCTGATACCGGTACATTAAATACCACCGaagactaa